The sequence ATGTCGGTAGGCGAAGTGGCTCCAGACTTCACAGTGAAGGATACAGACGGCACCTCTTGGACTCTGTCAAAGATGGTTGAGCAAGGGCCCGTGGTGGTCGCCTTCTTTCCAAAAGCCTTTACCGGTGGATGACGGAAAGAACTCACCGCGTTCCAGGCTGGATACGCAAAGCTTCAATCCAATAAGGGGCAGGTCCTGGCGATTTCAGGCGATGACCTCAAGACCATGGCAGCTTTTAAGAAAAGCTTGAACGCGGCGTACCCTTTCATTTCAGATCCTGATGCGGTTTTGATGAAGTTATTCGATGTCAAATACCCGTTTTTTACCGTTCCGAGTCGCCACACTTTCGTGGTTGGAAAAGGGCTACGGATCAAAGCCATTTT comes from Deltaproteobacteria bacterium and encodes:
- a CDS encoding redoxin domain-containing protein — translated: MMMGWVVAMAFLGSMSVGEVAPDFTVKDTDGTSWTLSKMVEQGPVVVAFFPKAFTGGURKELTAFQAGYAKLQSNKGQVLAISGDDLKTMAAFKKSLNAAYPFISDPDAVLMKLFDVKYPFFTVPSRHTFVVGKGLRIKAIFSGGDAMDANQAIESCSIPIKN